GAATTAGCTGGGTTCATTTCAACTTAACTTTGTGTAGTTTTCGAAAACCTAGCCTTTACAAATTTTCACCTGTGGCTGGACAATATGCCCATGAGTCAGTCGCAATCCTCCTTTTCTTACAAACTCTGCTTTTTATTCTGATTTCTATATCTTGTAAGATAAAGAAGCAAGTTATTTAGCTTGGAAATATCATCTGACTATTTGGATTAATAGGGTCAGAGGCCCCTGTAACATAACAATGTCATAAAAGTAACTTAAGTTCTATTTATTCACAGAATTGATAACAGTTCAGTTATCATTAGTATGGGATTACAGTGAAGGAAAAGAACTTGagtgtatattttctacatagaaaTATATACAACAAACCAGATAGCAATTCAAAgagatatatattttagaaactcTACAGAGAGTTTTCAAAGGCTAGACAAGTGTCCGAGAAAaacctcaaaaaagaaatttcataaaGCAGACAATATTAAACTGGGCTTTGAAAAAAATAGGTAGGACTTGAGTCAACAAGAGAAAAGTGTGTATTTGATAGTGGATTTAACAAAAATACTAATTGCTTTAGATGCTATTACTCTGCTAAATTTAGATCCATTTTAAATAAACTAGATAGTAACTCAAGTTTATATACAATTACTACCTTTGAAACCTAAAGCCAGTCATAGTGGGAGCTTCCAAATGCTTTATAGACCTTAGATTTTTACCTAAGAGACACATGACTGAATAGTTACAACCTAGAGCAACATCGTTTGTTGGATGACTGGTTCTCATTTGTGACAACCTGAGTAAGGGGGAACTTGTTTTTCCTCACTTCTAGGCAGtcaaaaacagtatttaaaatactaaagaaaggagttttaaaattgaaattgacTTATTTCAGAAAAGAGTCTGGGATAAATGTCCTCAAGTTTTCTGCCCTAACACCCCGAATTGTCCTGTTTAGGCTTCTAATGCCTTTGCTTATATAGATATACCATAAAGGGAAAATAGTATTCTAATTAGAAATAAAGCATTGATCAGGCTGAAAACTACGGCCTTCAAATTCCATTGCAGCCGGACtggatggctcacgcctgtaatcctagcactttgggaggctgaggctggtggatcatctaaagtcaggagttcgagaccagcctggccaacatggtgaaatcccgtccctactaaaaatacaaaaattatgcgggcatggtggcgcatgcctctaatcccagctacccggaaggctgaggcaggagaatcgctggaacccgggaggctgaggttgcagtgagctgagatcgcgccactgcactcccgtctgggtgacagaggaagtctccctcacaaaaaaaaaaaaaaaaacacacacaaactgaTTATGTTGCCATAAACggtcccttttaaaaaaaatcgcTCTATCCAATGAAAATTGAGAGATAAACCTCTTTCCCGAAAGCGATAAAATACTCAAGAatgagaaactgacaaactgaCAGTTTACTGAGTTTGTTAAGGAAGGCCAAATAAAGGCGGGGTTTGAATTCCTTTAGCACACCCAAACCGACCGTGGAATACAGCAACTAATCAGGATGCAGAGAGGAAGGGCGGGCGCTGCCCGGACAAATTCAAACTGATAACCGCTGGAATTTGGCACTGTTCCAACTCACTATCCGCTGGGGGACCGACGAGTATTTTAATTGGTTTCGAACGTATAATAGAAGGTCTCCCCATCTCCTTACTTAACTCTAAGGGGATTAGAATGGCAGatctaaaaaaaaagtcatcaaggATTAGTTCAGACTGAAAAACATAGTAGCGAATTACAAGTACTTATCAATGGCCAGCACAGGAGGAATACAAGCACCAGCTCTCTCTTTGAGAAGATGGGTGGCTCTTAAAAGAGCCGTTAGGGTTGAGAGTTTGCAACCAACTCACTGTTTATTTAGCGCTGGTGTACTTGGTGACGGCCTTGGTGCCCTCGGACACGGCGTGCTTGGCCAACTCCCCCGGCAGCAGCAGGCGCACAGCCGTCTGGATCTCCCTGGAGGTGATGGTCGAGCGCTTGTTGTAATGCGCCAGGCGGGAAGCCTCACCAGCAATGCGCTCGAAAATGTCGTTCACAAACGAATTCATGATGCCCATGGCCTTGGACGAAATGCCGGTGTCAGGGTGGACCTGCTTCAGCACCTTGTACACATAGATGGAATAACTCTCCTTGCGGCTGCGCTTGCGCTTCTTGCCGTCCTTCTTCTGCGCCTTAGTCACCGCCTTCTTGGAGCCCTTTTTCGGGGCGGGAGCGGACTTCGCTGGCTCTGGCATAGCGAACAGTAACTACAAAGctccaaggaaaaagaaaaacagagtgaGCAAGGTATGACAAAGGCGCTTTTATATAGAATCGCTTATGCAAATAAGGTGAAGAGTTGAAGTCTTGTGTCTGATTGGTAGTTATTCAGGGTAACGTCAGCGGTCAGTTCTGCCCAATCAGGATTCGCAAATCCAGAAGACGCACTACCATTGGTTGAAATTAAACTGCAGTCCTAACCAACAACACGTCTTCTTTTTCGCGCCcaataatgtttataaaaagcGCCGCCTGGCGTGTTTGTTTCGTAGTTGGTTGAGGTGAGTTAGTTGTGCTCGCGATGTCTGGACGTGGAAAGCAGGGAGGTAAGGCTCGCGCAAAGGCCAAGACCCGCTCCTCTAGGGCCGGGCTCCAGTTCCCCGTGGGCCGAGTGCACCGCCTGCTCCGCAAGGGCAATTATGCGGAGAGGGTCGGGGCCGGCGCACCGGTGTATCTGGCAGCGGTGCTAGAGTACCTGACCGCCGAGATCCTGGAACTGGCGGGCAATGCGGCCCGCGACAACAAGAAGACCCGCATCATCCCGCGTCACCTCCAACTGGCCATCCGCAACGACGAGGAACTCAACAAGCTGCTGGGCAAAGTCACCATCGCACAGGGCGGTGTCCTGCCCAACATCCAGGCAGTGCTGCTGCCCAAAAAGACTGAGAGCCACCACAAGGCGAAGGGCAAGTAACTACCTGGACTAGTTTGTGGCAACTGGAGTAAAACGAGTCCAAACCAACGGCTCTTTTAAGGGCCACCCACGTCTTCTCTAAAAGAACTAACATTTCTTCCAtgtgaaagaaaatgagacaTGGGGAAAACTTCAGTCATAAGTTACCCAACCTTATACCTTTTGAAGACCGTGTGTAGCGAACACCgcagatttaaaagaaaaactacagggAAGGTGGTCCAGATTCTACCACGTTTAAAAGTTAGGATGTGAACAGATGTATTAGGCCACTACTTAATTTTAAACTTAGTGGGTGTCCACAGAGTGCCAGTGGCTTAGTGAGTTTTTGAAGCACTTTGGCACAAGGGTTATTGTCCTGGCTAGAATTAAGCAGACAGCTATTCCACGCGGGCCAAGGGCGGCAAGATGTCCCGCCGCTACGTGCTCGGCACGGTGACCCTGCGCGCGACGTACTGCGCTACCAGAACTCCGAGCTGCGGATCAGCAAGCTGCCTGCTGCGAGAGCTCGGCGGTGACGCCGCTGTAGGAGAGCGAGGCTGCAGGACTTTGTGACACGATAGTCCACCTCCCTGCAAAGGCTCTCTCAGAGACACGTCTTTCCTAATGGATAGCTGTGAAGCATTCTCTTACCCACCCCACTGCATGTTTCAAAGTATTCCTTTAAAATGAAGTGAGTAAAATACTGGGATGACGTTATCTGGAGCCCAAGAAAGATTTCTCATTTGGAAAGGCCTAATATCCTAAGTTGCTTACCCAGAAGAACTTGACAGGATAGTTATTTCTAATAAACCTTAAAACCCTTTCAGGAAATTTGAGGTAAAGTGTTAGCACACAGACTGTTAAAATGTCTTCCTCACAGATACGGGGGAAAATACATAGAGGATTATAATATGGTTCAACACATGATGAGTATTAGAAATGTACTTTAGAAATGAGTATTAGAAATGTACAGTGTTGGGCGTTCCTGTCACAAACAGGCCTCCTAGCAAGACTGGCAGATTTCTGTGGAGGAGGGTTATTTAGTACGATAGTGCAAATAACTTTTGGTGTTGTAGCTAAATAAGGAATACTTATGCCAAGATTGCACAATCTTGCCTCCTACCTCTGTTCACTGAACTctgatgtaatttatttatttatttatttttattttattttatttttttgagacgcggtcttgctctgtggcccaggctgaagtgcagtggcgtgatttctgttcactgcaagctccgcctcccgggttcactccattctcctgcctcagcctcccaagtagctgggactgcaggcacccgccaccacgcccggctaattttttgtatttttagtagagacggggtttcaccgtgttagccagaatgatctcaatctcctgacctcgtgatccgcccacctcggcctcccaaagtgctgggattacaggcgtaagccacagcgcctggcccactCTGATGTAATTTTGAGAAAAAGACATTAACTCATTTTTCTTGCGTATTGTAGACACTTTTGGCTGTCTGGTAACATGGAAAATCTCAGAATGATGTTTTAAGTATATAAA
This is a stretch of genomic DNA from Rhinopithecus roxellana isolate Shanxi Qingling chromosome 4, ASM756505v1, whole genome shotgun sequence. It encodes these proteins:
- the LOC115891967 gene encoding histone H2B type 1-J yields the protein MPEPAKSAPAPKKGSKKAVTKAQKKDGKKRKRSRKESYSIYVYKVLKQVHPDTGISSKAMGIMNSFVNDIFERIAGEASRLAHYNKRSTITSREIQTAVRLLLPGELAKHAVSEGTKAVTKYTSAK
- the LOC104671059 gene encoding histone H2A type 1 yields the protein MSGRGKQGGKARAKAKTRSSRAGLQFPVGRVHRLLRKGNYAERVGAGAPVYLAAVLEYLTAEILELAGNAARDNKKTRIIPRHLQLAIRNDEELNKLLGKVTIAQGGVLPNIQAVLLPKKTESHHKAKGK